Proteins found in one Camelus bactrianus isolate YW-2024 breed Bactrian camel chromosome 5, ASM4877302v1, whole genome shotgun sequence genomic segment:
- the STRADB gene encoding STE20-related kinase adapter protein beta isoform X3, protein MAYGSASQLLRTYFPEGMSETLIRSILFGAVRGLNYLHQNGCIHRSIKASHILISGDGLVTLSGLSHLHSLVKHGQRHRAVYDFPQFSTSVQPWLSPELLRQDLHGYNVKSDIYSVGITACELASGQVPFQDMHRTQMLLQKLKGPPYSPLDISIFPQSESRMKNSRSGVDSGIGESVHISSGTRTVNSDRLQTPSSRTFSPAFLSLVQLCLQQDPEKRPSASSLLSHVFFKQMKEESQSSILSLLPPACHKPSIALSPASPWTEPECGFPDEKDSNWEF, encoded by the exons ATGGCCTATG GTTCAGCAAGTCAACTCTTGAGAACTTACTTTCCTGAAGGAATGAGTGAAACTTTAATAAGAAGCATTCTCTTTGGAGCAGTAAGAGGGTTGAACTACCTGCACCAAAATGGCTGTATTCACAG GAGTATTAAAGCCAGCCATATCCTCATTTCTGGTGATGGCCTAGTGACCCTCTCTGGCCTGTCCCATCTGCATAGTTTGGTTAAGCATGGACAGAGGCATAGGGCTGTGTATGATTTCCCACAGTTCAGCACATCAGTTCAGCCGTGGCTGAGTCCCGAACTACTGAGACAG GATTTACATGGATATAATGTAAAGTCAGATATTTACAGTGTTGGGATTACAGCATGTGAATTGGCCAGTGGGCAGGTACCTTTCCAGGACATGCACAGGACTCAG atgtTGTTACAGAAACTGAAAGGTCCTCCTTACAGCCCTTTGGATATCAGTATTTTCCCTCAATCAGAGTCTAGAATGAAAAATTCCCGATCAGGTGTAGACTCTGGGATTGGAGAAAGTGTACACATCTCCAGTGGAACTCGCACAGTAAATAGTGACAGATTGCAAACGCCATCCTCAAGGACGTTCTCTCCTGCCTTCCTCAGCTTGGTTCAGCTCTGTTTGCAGCAAGATCCTGAGAAAAG GCCATCAGCAAGCAGTTTATTGTCCCATGTTTTCTTCAAACAG ATGAAAGAAGAAAGCCAGAGTTCAATACTTTCACTGTTGCCTCCTGCTTGTCACAAGCCATCAATAGCACTGTCTCCAGCATCACCTTGGACTGAGCCGGAATGTGGTTTTCCTGATGAAAAAGACTCAAACTGGGAATTCTAG